A part of Candidatus Saccharibacteria bacterium genomic DNA contains:
- a CDS encoding DNA primase has protein sequence MNEVEEVKNRLDIVEVIGSYVPLKQTGRNFKGLSPFKSEKTPSFIVSPEKSIWHDFSSDQGGDVISFVMLMEGLEFRDALEMLARRAGVTLKLRSAAQARNVGKKARLYEALELAMKYYHLCLSRNEHARSYFVKERGLGAATLKQYKLGYSPDSWDSLTNFLVKRGFTNGELKEAGLVSSKAGGKSVFDSFRGRVMFPVFDSQGRVVGFSARLLGEAKAAKYINTPQTLVYDKSTAIYGLYQAKESIRNTDSVVIVEGNVDVLALANAGYGNAVASSGTALTTQQLKTLSYLTHNVYICFDSDSAGIAATQRTIELAQGMDIRLRVIELKGAKDPDELVSKNKQAWAEAVQKALYAPDYLLKWAKANFNYKTALGKKQLAKFLLPMLGGFEDEVERDHYIKTIAQTLDVGENSLREQLNKTNSDPKQPKAQVGQNTPQPIRERKLTRQEKLERELAELLLARPETREVLIDIEPTKITELFRPYFEALIKKPKLTSADLEKQLQDRANYGKILMLRGEQTYSDLSEHDVRVEAHSQVLRLQNLQTQLNKRSLSKALAEAEAAHDQTKAQKILKKYQALLNEE, from the coding sequence ATGAACGAGGTCGAAGAGGTAAAAAACAGACTCGATATTGTTGAGGTAATCGGCAGCTACGTGCCGCTCAAGCAAACCGGCCGTAACTTTAAGGGCTTGAGTCCATTTAAATCCGAGAAAACCCCTAGCTTTATTGTTAGCCCCGAAAAGAGCATTTGGCACGACTTTAGTAGCGATCAAGGCGGCGATGTAATTAGCTTTGTTATGCTCATGGAGGGGCTGGAGTTTCGCGACGCTCTGGAGATGCTGGCTCGCCGGGCTGGGGTGACTCTAAAACTGCGCTCGGCTGCTCAAGCCCGCAATGTTGGCAAAAAAGCCAGGCTGTACGAGGCCTTAGAGCTGGCCATGAAATATTATCACCTTTGCCTGTCACGTAATGAGCATGCCCGCAGTTATTTTGTGAAAGAAAGAGGCCTTGGTGCCGCAACATTAAAACAATACAAACTAGGCTATAGCCCAGACAGCTGGGATTCTTTGACAAACTTTTTGGTCAAGCGAGGATTCACTAACGGCGAACTTAAGGAGGCTGGCTTGGTTAGCAGCAAAGCTGGCGGCAAATCTGTATTTGATAGCTTTCGTGGCCGCGTCATGTTTCCGGTCTTCGATAGCCAGGGTAGAGTGGTTGGCTTTAGCGCCCGTTTGCTAGGAGAGGCCAAGGCAGCCAAGTACATAAACACACCGCAAACGCTGGTTTACGATAAATCGACGGCAATTTATGGCCTATACCAGGCCAAAGAATCGATCCGTAACACCGATAGCGTGGTAATTGTAGAGGGTAATGTCGATGTGCTAGCGCTCGCTAATGCCGGCTATGGCAATGCGGTGGCCAGCAGCGGCACCGCTCTAACTACGCAGCAGCTCAAAACGCTATCTTATCTAACCCACAATGTGTACATTTGCTTCGATAGCGATAGTGCTGGGATAGCGGCCACTCAAAGGACGATTGAGTTGGCTCAAGGTATGGATATTCGTTTGCGGGTGATTGAGCTCAAAGGGGCCAAAGACCCCGACGAGCTAGTGAGTAAGAACAAACAAGCTTGGGCCGAGGCCGTGCAGAAAGCTCTGTACGCACCCGACTATTTGCTCAAGTGGGCCAAAGCTAACTTTAACTACAAAACCGCACTAGGTAAAAAACAGCTGGCCAAGTTTTTGTTGCCTATGCTTGGTGGTTTTGAAGACGAGGTGGAGCGTGATCACTACATAAAAACTATTGCCCAAACCCTAGACGTTGGTGAAAATTCGCTGCGGGAACAGCTCAATAAGACCAACAGCGACCCTAAACAGCCCAAAGCCCAGGTGGGACAAAACACACCCCAGCCAATTCGTGAGCGAAAGCTAACCAGACAAGAAAAGTTGGAGCGAGAGTTGGCTGAGCTTTTGTTGGCTAGGCCAGAAACCCGTGAAGTCTTAATCGACATAGAGCCTACCAAAATTACTGAGTTGTTTCGGCCTTACTTTGAGGCATTAATTAAAAAACCGAAGCTAACCAGCGCCGATCTCGAGAAGCAATTGCAAGATAGGGCAAATTATGGTAAAATTCTGATGTTACGGGGAGAACAAACGTATTCCGATCTGTCGGAACATGACGTAAGGGTTGAAGCCCATTCCCAAGTGTTACGCTTGCAGAATTTACAAACACAACTTAATAAGCGGTCATTGAGCAAGGCTCTAGCCGAAGCTGAAGCCGCCCACGATCAAACCAAAGCCCAAAAGATCTTAAAGAAATACCAAGCCTTACTCAACGAAGAGTAG
- the rpoD gene encoding RNA polymerase sigma factor RpoD encodes MPQKATRATKLKANKKPTSKPVPKKAPAKRPAAKKAVDDEVTKELSPEVESLLAKGREQGFVTQQEIMATVPDAEEHVDALDDLYSLLIDQGIEITDQKDKLIWATEPDEDIENATSDDYIKDIADDSVRLYLREIGKIPLISAEEEVGLAKRIEKGDKSAKDALAEANLRLVVSIAKKYIGRGLDLLDLIEEGNTGLLRAVEKFDYTKGFKFSTYATWWIRQAITRAIADQARVIRIPVHMVETINKLIRTQRRLTQELGREPLPEEIGTEMEIDVEKVNHILKISQDTTSLDATVGEDEDSSLGDFIQDEDTVSPEEAATYELLKEHIDDTLGLLTPREQKILRMRFGLEDGRSHTLEEVGQEFGVTRERIRQIEAKALTKLRKHKDSKRLKDYIS; translated from the coding sequence ATGCCTCAAAAAGCCACGAGAGCTACTAAGCTTAAGGCCAACAAAAAACCTACATCCAAACCTGTGCCAAAAAAAGCACCAGCCAAAAGGCCAGCAGCCAAGAAGGCCGTTGACGACGAGGTTACAAAAGAACTGTCGCCCGAGGTAGAAAGCCTGCTTGCAAAAGGCCGCGAGCAGGGGTTTGTTACCCAACAAGAAATTATGGCTACTGTGCCCGATGCCGAGGAGCATGTCGATGCTCTCGATGATCTGTACTCGCTGTTGATCGATCAGGGAATCGAAATTACCGATCAAAAAGACAAGCTTATCTGGGCTACCGAACCCGACGAGGACATCGAGAATGCCACTAGTGATGATTATATAAAAGATATTGCCGACGACTCAGTGCGGCTTTATCTGCGCGAGATTGGCAAGATCCCACTAATTTCGGCCGAAGAAGAGGTTGGGTTAGCCAAACGGATCGAAAAAGGCGATAAATCGGCCAAAGACGCCTTGGCCGAAGCCAACTTGCGTTTGGTGGTTAGTATTGCCAAAAAATACATTGGTCGCGGGCTCGATCTGTTAGATCTTATAGAAGAGGGTAATACTGGCTTGTTGCGGGCAGTTGAAAAGTTCGACTACACCAAGGGCTTTAAGTTTAGCACCTATGCTACTTGGTGGATTCGCCAAGCTATAACCCGTGCCATTGCCGACCAGGCCCGGGTGATTCGCATACCGGTCCACATGGTCGAAACGATCAATAAACTTATTCGAACTCAGCGTCGACTTACTCAAGAGCTGGGTCGCGAGCCGTTGCCCGAAGAAATCGGTACCGAAATGGAAATCGACGTTGAAAAGGTCAACCACATTCTAAAGATCTCTCAAGACACCACCAGCTTAGATGCCACCGTAGGTGAGGACGAAGATAGCTCTTTGGGTGACTTTATTCAAGACGAAGACACCGTGAGCCCCGAAGAGGCTGCAACTTATGAGTTGCTCAAAGAACATATCGATGACACCTTAGGTTTGCTTACGCCGCGTGAACAAAAGATTCTACGCATGCGCTTTGGGCTCGAAGACGGTCGCAGCCACACGCTTGAGGAAGTAGGCCAAGAATTTGGTGTCACTCGCGAGCGCATTCGCCAAATAGAAGCCAAAGCTTTAACCAAGCTGCGTAAACACAAAGACAGCAAACGACTCAAAGACTACATAAGCTAA
- a CDS encoding GNAT family N-acetyltransferase, protein MNTKISFRPLSRADFDWFPVWLNAPEVKKWWHEPSTPEAIEEKYGPRVEGKSATSCFVVVADNTPIGMTQSYWVKDYKDYAEAVKLNDSVGMDWFIGNESYLGKGLGPAIAIKFTKDVVLEKYHDVKFIVASPSIHNARSMHVLEKAGSKSDRS, encoded by the coding sequence ATGAATACCAAGATAAGTTTTCGTCCTTTATCTCGAGCTGATTTCGATTGGTTTCCTGTGTGGCTGAATGCACCCGAAGTGAAAAAATGGTGGCATGAGCCGTCAACACCAGAAGCAATTGAAGAAAAATACGGACCTAGAGTTGAAGGCAAAAGTGCAACAAGCTGCTTTGTGGTGGTGGCAGATAATACACCCATTGGTATGACCCAATCTTATTGGGTTAAAGATTATAAGGATTATGCAGAAGCTGTGAAACTCAATGATAGCGTAGGTATGGATTGGTTTATTGGCAACGAAAGTTATCTGGGCAAAGGCCTTGGGCCAGCGATAGCCATAAAGTTTACCAAGGATGTGGTGTTAGAGAAATATCACGATGTTAAATTCATAGTGGCTAGTCCAAGCATTCATAACGCTCGCTCCATGCATGTGCTCGAGAAGGCTGGCTCGAAAAGCGACAGGTCATGA
- the polA gene encoding DNA polymerase I — translation MSKRPKFVIFDGHALVHRGYHAIPYLTTKDGTPTNAVFGFATMMLLALRELKPDYVAVAWDAPGPTFRHKQFKDYKGTRQKADQELYDQLPITKDLIEAFNIPLIEQVGYEADDIIGSLAEKYRAQADVVIVTGDMDELQLVSDRVSVYTMRKGFTDTVIFDPKMVHEKYGVTPEEFVVYKALKGDSSDNIPGVAGIGDKTATELVAKYQSLDNIYKNLDNIRPAVVKKLEAGRESAYLSLDLSRIVRDMKLDFDLKRATTHDFDRQKVYDLFQKLEFKSLLAKLPTPPGGKGLVETETNSEKLERSHLVSANYKIVQTEADLKKLVELLSKAKVISFDTETTDTDVIKADLVGLSFAVHEGEAYYVPVGHVQTKPDDIDFVLMAQDAPVDLAGGQLPLELVIKALKPILEDPKIGKVGHNIKYDYQIMNRAGVKLTPIVFDTMVAAFLINPIGRAQSLTELAYSDLGIRMIEITELIGSKGKNQLHFGQTDVSQAGQYAAEDADIALRLYHKLQADLKKLGKLTEVAKTFEWPLIEVLGDMELTGVTLNVKFLAKFAKQIDGDIDKCQKAIWKLAGQPFNINSPGQLQEILFNTLKIETAGLKKTKTGYSTAASELEKLRGVHDIIEHLFEYRELTKLKSTYVDALPNAVAKDGKIHTSYNQTIAQTGRLNSTNPNLQNIPVRTVLGREIRKAFVADEGNVLVSADYNQIELRLAAALADDKPMIKTFREHLDIHTATAAEMFGIKPEEVTPQQRYGAKTINFGVLYGMSPHGLSVAAKLDYDQAKEFIDRYFNLRKGVADYIERIKKLAHRQQFTETYFGRRRPCPDVKSNNFVIRSAAERAAVNMPLQGTAADMIKLAMIRIHKVLPNGAGIILQIHDELIVECKKSQAKEVGEIMSKEMIGVHKFAVPIEVGLKVGTSWGELE, via the coding sequence ATGTCCAAGCGCCCTAAATTTGTAATTTTCGATGGCCATGCCCTGGTGCATCGTGGCTATCACGCCATTCCGTATTTAACCACCAAAGATGGTACCCCCACCAACGCCGTGTTTGGCTTTGCTACTATGATGCTTTTGGCGCTGCGCGAGCTCAAGCCCGACTATGTGGCTGTAGCTTGGGATGCGCCAGGGCCCACATTCCGCCACAAACAGTTCAAAGACTACAAAGGCACCCGACAAAAGGCCGACCAGGAGCTATACGACCAACTGCCGATTACCAAGGATCTAATTGAGGCCTTTAACATTCCGCTAATCGAGCAGGTTGGCTACGAGGCCGATGACATTATTGGTAGCCTGGCCGAAAAGTACCGGGCGCAAGCCGATGTAGTGATTGTAACTGGTGACATGGATGAATTGCAGCTGGTGAGTGATCGCGTGAGTGTTTATACCATGCGCAAGGGCTTTACCGACACTGTGATTTTCGATCCCAAAATGGTGCATGAAAAATATGGTGTTACACCAGAAGAATTCGTGGTCTACAAAGCTCTCAAGGGTGATAGCAGCGACAACATTCCTGGTGTGGCCGGCATTGGCGATAAAACCGCCACCGAGCTAGTAGCCAAGTATCAATCACTCGATAACATATACAAAAATCTCGACAATATTAGGCCAGCTGTAGTCAAAAAGCTCGAGGCCGGGCGGGAAAGCGCCTATTTGAGCCTAGATTTATCACGAATTGTGCGCGATATGAAGCTCGACTTTGATCTTAAGAGGGCGACAACTCACGACTTTGACCGCCAGAAGGTCTACGACCTATTCCAAAAGCTAGAGTTTAAGAGCTTGCTGGCTAAATTGCCGACACCGCCAGGTGGCAAGGGCTTGGTAGAAACCGAAACCAACAGCGAAAAGCTCGAGCGTTCACACTTGGTAAGTGCTAATTACAAGATTGTGCAAACTGAGGCAGATTTAAAAAAATTAGTCGAGCTGCTTTCTAAAGCCAAAGTTATTTCGTTTGATACAGAGACCACCGATACCGATGTAATTAAGGCCGACTTGGTAGGCCTAAGCTTTGCGGTGCACGAGGGCGAGGCTTACTATGTGCCAGTTGGACATGTACAGACCAAGCCAGACGACATAGACTTTGTGCTTATGGCCCAAGATGCTCCAGTCGATCTGGCCGGTGGGCAATTGCCTTTGGAGCTGGTAATAAAAGCTCTCAAACCGATCTTGGAAGACCCCAAAATTGGCAAAGTTGGGCACAATATTAAGTACGACTACCAGATTATGAATCGAGCTGGCGTTAAGCTAACCCCGATTGTGTTCGACACTATGGTGGCGGCTTTTCTAATCAACCCAATTGGGCGAGCTCAGAGCCTGACCGAGCTAGCCTATAGTGACCTAGGTATTCGCATGATCGAAATTACTGAGCTAATCGGCTCCAAGGGCAAAAACCAGCTCCACTTTGGCCAAACCGATGTCTCGCAGGCTGGCCAGTACGCTGCCGAAGACGCCGATATTGCGCTTCGTTTGTACCACAAGCTGCAAGCCGATCTTAAAAAGCTTGGTAAACTAACCGAGGTAGCTAAGACCTTCGAGTGGCCGCTTATTGAAGTGCTGGGCGATATGGAACTTACGGGCGTGACCCTCAACGTTAAGTTCTTGGCCAAATTTGCCAAACAAATTGATGGCGATATCGACAAATGCCAGAAAGCCATCTGGAAGTTGGCAGGGCAGCCGTTCAACATCAATAGTCCTGGCCAACTTCAAGAGATTTTATTTAACACGCTCAAGATCGAAACCGCAGGACTCAAGAAGACCAAGACCGGCTATTCTACGGCAGCTAGCGAGCTCGAAAAACTGCGTGGCGTACACGATATTATTGAACATTTATTCGAGTATCGTGAACTAACTAAGCTTAAGAGCACCTATGTCGATGCCTTGCCTAACGCTGTAGCCAAAGACGGCAAAATCCACACTAGCTACAACCAGACCATTGCCCAAACCGGCCGGCTTAATAGCACCAATCCCAACCTGCAAAATATCCCGGTTCGCACCGTCTTAGGTCGTGAAATCCGCAAGGCCTTTGTGGCCGATGAGGGCAATGTGTTGGTAAGTGCCGACTACAATCAGATAGAGCTGCGCTTGGCGGCCGCTCTAGCCGACGATAAGCCAATGATCAAGACCTTTCGTGAGCACCTGGATATTCACACCGCCACAGCAGCCGAGATGTTTGGTATTAAACCCGAAGAGGTAACTCCACAGCAACGTTATGGCGCCAAAACCATCAACTTTGGCGTGCTGTACGGCATGAGCCCGCACGGCTTGAGCGTGGCCGCCAAGCTAGATTACGATCAAGCCAAGGAGTTTATAGACCGCTACTTTAACCTACGTAAAGGCGTGGCCGACTATATTGAAAGGATAAAGAAGTTGGCTCACAGACAACAGTTTACCGAAACCTATTTTGGTCGGCGCCGGCCCTGCCCCGATGTTAAGTCGAATAACTTTGTTATCCGCAGTGCCGCCGAGCGCGCAGCCGTGAACATGCCCTTGCAGGGTACGGCGGCCGATATGATTAAGCTGGCCATGATACGGATCCACAAAGTTTTACCCAACGGTGCCGGTATAATCTTACAGATTCACGACGAATTGATAGTAGAATGCAAAAAATCTCAGGCCAAAGAGGTGGGCGAGATTATGAGTAAAGAAATGATAGGAGTGCACAAATTTGCGGTACCAATTGAGGTTGGGTTAAAGGTCGGCACCAGCTGGGGAGAGCTAGAGTGA
- a CDS encoding NUDIX hydrolase, with product MNNVNLRVAAKAVIAYKNKVLVVREGGKYEDGNNIGQYGLVGGRIEPDESFYDALDREILEETGLKVKTTKPLQVGEWWPEIKGVKNHIVAVFMICEAKTDRVVLSDEHDDFKWVNLNEIQKLPVMEPDRSVAIEFLSSLPKT from the coding sequence GTGAACAATGTAAACTTACGGGTTGCTGCCAAGGCTGTAATTGCATACAAAAACAAGGTATTGGTGGTGCGCGAGGGCGGCAAATATGAAGATGGCAACAATATTGGCCAGTATGGCCTGGTGGGCGGCAGAATAGAACCCGACGAGTCGTTTTACGATGCTCTGGACCGTGAGATCTTAGAGGAGACGGGGCTTAAGGTTAAGACTACTAAGCCACTACAAGTAGGTGAGTGGTGGCCAGAGATCAAGGGCGTTAAAAACCACATTGTGGCTGTATTCATGATCTGTGAAGCCAAGACAGATAGGGTTGTGTTAAGCGATGAGCACGATGATTTTAAGTGGGTTAATCTGAACGAAATACAAAAGCTGCCGGTCATGGAACCAGATAGATCAGTTGCTATTGAGTTTTTAAGCTCTCTCCCAAAAACCTGA